In Selenomonadales bacterium, the DNA window ATTGGAATGGACACGTGCTGATTCCCGTTCTTAACGCTTGCTTTTCTGTTAAGTGTTGGAACGACATTGCTTGGAATCCAAATTTGTCCGTCATGTTCATATGCTTCCTTGGTCAAAACGATCTTATCTTTTCCGTCTGCTTCCCAATATACCGACAGATTCGGTTTCGCTGCCTCGGCACTGTGAAAACCGAGCAAGCTCAAACAAAGAGAAGCGATCACCATTTTCTTTTTCATTGAATCCACCTTATCTTACTGTCAACGCGACAAGTCTTTTCCACTTTGGACTATACTACAATTCTGCTTTCTTTGTCAATCACAGAAGCGGCGCGAACAATCTCCAGACAGATTCTTCTCCTTTCAAGAATATGCTGCGCGACCAATCTGCTTGTGAGCGCATCTTTCGTGACCTGTCCCAATCATCGAGGAAAAATCCTTTGCACTGATATGCGATTGTTTGATCGTACAATATAGCGTTCGTTTCAAAATTGAGTGTAAAGCTTCTTCTGTCAAGGTTAGACGTACCGAGGGTAACGATACGCCCATCGACGATCCCCATCTTAGAATGAAGAAATCCGGGATAAAAAGCGATCTCTACACCGAGCTTCCATAATTCTTCCGCATACGATACAGACACCCTCTGCGCGAATCGATTATCCGAATGTGCCGATAATAAAATGCGTACCTCAACGCCACTTGCAACAGCAACACGTATTCCCTCCAAAAAGGACTCGTCCGGCACGAAATACGGCGTCTGAAGCCATACGGATTCCTTGGCACCATAGAGCATACGCAGATAGTTCCATTTGATAGCAGATGCTTTTTGATACGGTCCGCTCGATATAAGTTGAACGACAGCTTCTCCTGCTCTGTCACATTCGGAAAACAAGGTATTCTCATCGTCACCGATCGTACCGCCCGCGAACTGCCAATCAGCAAGAAATCTTGCTTGCAGGTCATGAACGATCTCCCCCTTCATACGAAGATGCGAGTCGCGCCACGGAATCTGATTGGCAACGTCGGTTCCCATATATTCTTCACCAATATTCATACCGCCCAGGTATCCTACTCGTCCGTCGATA includes these proteins:
- the cls gene encoding cardiolipin synthase, which encodes MIEVGQWAMVIVWSMNIVFICVVLFVEKKRPETALCWLLALIFLPIVGFLLYLFFGLSLPLYQRWAVARRQVRAKKRTEQSPSVREMEDMFVRMNERIGDGSLRGNNSVEVFVNGKEKYSALLADIRDAVSTIHLLYFIIRNDRFGRHLLSMLEEKARQGVRVRLLYDDGGSFFTSDELFRPLLKAGGQVKRFFPIRLGYYLRANYRNHRKIVVIDGRVGYLGGMNIGEEYMGTDVANQIPWRDSHLRMKGEIVHDLQARFLADWQFAGGTIGDDENTLFSECDRAGEAVVQLISSGPYQKASAIKWNYLRMLYGAKESVWLQTPYFVPDESFLEGIRVAVASGVEVRILLSAHSDNRFAQRVSVSYAEELWKLGVEIAFYPGFLHSKMGIVDGRIVTLGTSNLDRRSFTLNFETNAILYDQTIAYQCKGFFLDDWDRSRKMRSQADWSRSIFLKGEESVWRLFAPLL